A segment of the Macrobrachium nipponense isolate FS-2020 chromosome 1, ASM1510439v2, whole genome shotgun sequence genome:
GTCCATATCCTTAATACtgaaaattttgaattcaagaattcagtttttttttttttttgtccagcttTCATAACTAGATTGTGGTAACATAGTTCATTTGTCAACATTACTGTGACTCTCAAAGAACAGCGAAGTGGTAATGTATAAATTTAGCGTAATTTCTGACCATGCAAGTAACTACCAGTGGTAATTGATCTTTAGTACAAAAGTACCTAAGATGTACTACTGTTTTTAGAAACACTACAACCGTAGCTTTCCTGTGTCAGTTCATATAAATTCCATATTCATGTATTTTACAAAGTGAaagaattattttagaaataactACATCTGTAACAAAGCTTGCTTGGATAGGAAAGCCATATAAGTATTTTGAGGGTTTTTTGTATTATGAATGCCATTGttgtataattaataaatttattttgtgaTCTTGTGACTCTTAATTTTTACTTGTGTTTTACAGGTTCTTGCAGATTTAGTACAAGGAGAATTTATGCAGCTTGGTtcaaaagagaatgaaaatgagaggtttgcacattatttgaaaaagtcaTTCAAGAAAACAGCATCATTGTTTGCGTATAGCTGTAAATCGGTATGttctaatttctttctttctatagaACATGGAACCAAATTTTCTGGATATACTGTGGACATTTTTCAtacttaaaaagttattaaacatAAGGTGGTATTGTTTGTACCATAGCTCTCAATTTGGGAGTAGTTGTGGGAATAGTTTTTTTACATAATTGATGATCTTTTTGTGTTTATTATGTGTTAGTGTTGTGTGTTCTGTGAATTACAAACTATTTCCTTGAGTAAATAATTGACTAGGTGAATTTTCAAATTAGTCTAGTATTATTTTTACCTTACTGTTTTATattcatgaaattttcattatttcaagcCTTCCAACTTCATGCTATATTAGTTATGTATGTCAATAGCATGCATCATTTGCTTTTCATTCACATTCACCAAATAAGTACCAGTAGGGGATACcacaagttctttgcagcgtcctttcattTGTAGCTGGATTAATTTttgcattttccatttcattccctttGGTCTCTTCCTACTTAGATTTCTAGATATCTTTCTTCAATTTTTAACTCCTGTGGGAATCTAGAAATATGGcaattggtttatttaaactcacTTGTAATAAACTCCTTGAACATTATGCAAAACTTCTGCTAGTACTTCCATGCCTCACCTATTGCTCAATTTACTCGTTCCTCCAACTATCACTTAGGGTTAAGGTACAAAAAGATTCTCTGAACTTGGAGGCCATGATTAATCTGTTTGGCTCCAAGGTTAGGGAAAAGTCCCCCTATCTTAGTTTGATTGCTTGGTCTGTGAATCTGGGTACCAGAAGGGAATTTAGAAATGACATTATACCATGAAAAACATGAAGGAAGCAACAAGAACAAAATCATTGGATAAGGTGATATAGTGGCCATCGTGACAAGGTGGATAACATCCTGTCATTGGTAATTTCAAAAAAGCTAGAACCAAAGTCATTCCTTAAGTTCCCTTACATCTTAGATGTCTTCATATTATGTAGTCATGGTATACTTAATAAGGTATACAGGTAAACTTCATTTCTCTCATTGTAATTTGTAGGTTACTTAAGCTTGCCTTTTCTCCATAGGGGTGTACTACTTTAAGGGTGTATAGCCCAACACGTTGTAGATAACACCCTGTAGATTATAGGTCCTTTAaggtctttgcagcttccctctAGTACTCTGCTGCTTTCATTGAGTTTTTCCCACTTAGCTATTGAACTACAGTGCTGCACTTTAATTTTCCTTCAGTATTTACCTGAGGGTAACTTCCATGGAAATTTAGGAATGTGACTTTGTCATTTTGTTGAATTATCTTTAAATAATCTCCTTAGTCATCTTTTACATTCATCATCTTGCATTGCAAAACTATTGCTTATCCCTTTCCCTGTTAATTACATTTAGCATGGTCATGAGAAATGGTGAATAAACTGTATATTCatgtgaaaattttttaaaactgattAAAAGAGCCAGCTCATGACATGGATACTCAAATATTTGGTTATTAGTATTTGCAGTTGCTAGACTCTTAGACCCCATTGAACACTATGgaagtttttaaagtttttttatgtatactcCTACGTCTTAAAGGTTAAGGGATTCTTAGTTTTATCAGCTGTACACATCAGAGTACGTACTCATAATTTCTCAAATAAACACATCAGAGTACTGTATTTTCTATTCTGTTTCTTCTAGTTTTTGCATAACTCCACTCTGTATAGTACATTTTCACCATACAAGTTTTAATgatgagagaagagaagctgGTGAAAACTTTCAATGGATAGCTTACCTAGAGAGGGCTGATGATGAGGCACTAATTGAGAAGATGGGAGAACAGGGGTAGTAGCAGTGGTAGAGCAAGTTGAAATGTAGGGTAGTGGTAATAAGAAATTTAAGCAAGACTTAGAAACTTCTGCTATTTACATCACAGATGACACTTCTGTTTCATCACAACTCCATCATACATATAGTGTCCATATTTGTGGTCTCATATATTTCTAGACAAACACTGTATATTATGTGTTTCAGACAGAAGGATTAGTGAAACCTGATCAAGCACTTTTTACATGATTAACGGGAACTGATGTTGGAGTTAAGGTACAAAaattcagcaaataaaaaaattaaaagaaattcgaCTGTCTGTAGAGAAGAgtgattgaaaaatataaaattgaaaaaaagcacTTCAAAAATAAGCAGGTGATAATTAAGGAAGCTGTCAAGCACACAACTTGTAAATAGCAAAGGTTACAGACTTCCAAGAAAATGAGGAAAAGTTGATAGCTAGCTGGTATAATTGGGTATTGATGAATAAAATTATGAGTATGAACAACATTGTTGGGAAATTCTGGTAGAGCAGGTGATGTCACTTAAACAGTCACACAAACTCAGTGTAGAGTAATTAACTATACCTAGCAGAAGATCAACTCTGCTCATGAGTAAAGTGTTATGTTCCTTTTCCATTTGGTTAAACAGATGGTGTGTGAGCCTAAGGACTTTTAAGGCTATGAGCATAGGCAGTATGTGATTGATGAGTTTCTGTGAAATTTAGTTTTATGTTTCAAAAGCTCAATTTCTAAGAACAAAAATGTGAGAATTTGGCAGAGGAAGTagagaaaaatttctttttaaaacaagAACCTAGAATTTTAAGATTTACACTGTTGTCATCTTGGCTTCAGGATATCCtcataattaaagataaaactaCATTATTGTAaaaaggttattatatatatttatttgatttaaaaacCAGGTATGGATAGAAGtttggaaaatgaagaatgggaagTATGAAGTATAAAGTAAGGAAACTCATTAGAGCCCTAAAAGGTACAAATCTGAAGGGCCTAACAAAGCACATGAGGAGAGGATGACCATAGGAAATTCACAAGTATTCTATGATATATAAGTGGCTGAAATGAGAACATCATCAGTACAGTAACGAAAGGAGAAACACCAGATGAATAGGAATTGTAAACTGCTGTAAAATAGTCTATATAAAGCCTTTTTGGTCTTGGGCCCAGCAGTTAATGCCTCCGTGTTTACTTTTGATTTTACTAATTTTGTTCATTAGTTTGTATCTGAATAATTACCGGTAGTTTTATTCAGCATAATAACATTCATGTCCATCCACTCcacaatttttgtatttttggtaaACTATGTTTAAGGAAATGTGTCTAACCATCAAAGCTTGAGGATTGCAGTTAACAGTTGCAATAATCATTTCTTTAGAAACAATGTTCAAGCATTGGAGTAAAGGGTTATAGGTTTGGTAGAGTCCAAAAACAATTGTAATTGTGACCCTCTCACTGATTAATTGCTTTTTGTCTAAATAAAAGCTAACTTCCTTTAATGTTGAATTACTAAACGGTGTTTAAATGTTTACTCCATAGATATAGGTATTGAAAGTTTTGTCTTTGATTTTGGACAGAATTTTACTTGAGTTTTCAATTGCAGGTGGCAGTTTTATCTGGAGCAGATGAAAAATTGCAGGAGATAGCTTTCCAGTATGGGCGTAATGTTGGTATAACTTTACAGCTTGTTGATGACTTATTAGATTTTGTTTCATCGGCTAGTGTCTTGGGTAAACCGGCTGCTGCAGATTTGAAGCATGGAATTTCTACGGCACCTGTTCTCTTTGCTTGTGAAAAGGTATCTCagaccatttcttttttttagcttagCTTTTCTTGTGGTACAGGTTAGAAATTATGTGCTATATTAAGAGTGTTTTGGCTTAAAACAAAATGTGTACCATGTTTATGTAGCTCTTGTAAAAGCATCATGCCCATTCAACTCTTGGCTGTCAGCCCACTGAATTTAAGTCTTTACTGAACCATAATAAGACccgtaaaaaaaattaacgtatTTGAATAAAACTATAAGAAAAGTCAAGCACTTCTGATCATTGATTTTTCTGTGATAAAAAGCTTTGTATAATGGTTAGTCGTCCCTCCTAAAATTAGAACTACGTACATTAAATACTTTGGAAGGTGTTTTGCCATTGATTAGTTCGCTAGAATGGTGGTCAGTGCATGCCCAGGTGTCTAGCATTTGTGTAGATAATTTGTCAAGAGCCATCCAATATGCTTCTAGCTAAAGAAGAATTTTTGAACACTGCTATTGATGAAATTTTATTATGGTATTGAAAATAATCTATATGAACATTATATGGCTAGAAAGTTTCTTTGGTTGTGAATAATCAACAATTATATTTTTCTCAGTTTCCAGAGTTGAATCCCATGATAATGAGAAGATTCCAAGAGCCAGGGGATGTAGAGAGAGCACTTGAGTTTGTTCACAAGAGTGATGGTCTGGAGCAGACTCATTTTCTAGCTCGTCAGCATTGCCAGGAATGTGTTAGGATCATAAAATCTCTAACTCCATCAGTTGAACAGAAAGCTCTAATAAGTATAACAGACAAAGTTCTTAACCGTGTAAAATAGCACAGAATATACACAATGCATGCTGCAAATTGTAATTACCTTGAAATGGAGCAGCTTATGGACTCAGGATTATCAACATCCCAGATATGTTCTGGTGTACATTGGTGCTTCGAGATTGTTGTAGTTTATTAGAATTTTTGAGAGATGTTTAGCTAAGTTACATCAGATGTATTTATATGAAAGGcgtaaaatattttacttaaatcttAAGGTGGCAGTATATCCTTGCTGCCACCAGTTATCATGACCAAGGTGTAATTATTTTGTATGTGGTCACTAAAATGTTTAAATTACAACATCCCCCGTCTTCAATGAGGCATTTAGGGTGATATGCATTGctctttatattaatttttaatcccAGCTACAGTCACCATCATGAATATGGTTAAGAGAAGCACaacatttatcacaaaaaattattGTAGAATACTTTTTAAAAGAGCTTTATAGTTTGAggttacaattttatttattcataagtaTTAATTATGTATAACCAAACCAAATGCCAATTTTACCATGCATTCAATTGGAGATTTGTTTAGTTATAACACATTTTTTATATGCTGTAGCAACAAAGTCCAGTGACAGTTTTATTTGGCCcaattgaaattttatttcttgatagTTAGTGAAAGGCCTAATGTTATATTCGCATTGCTGCTAGACTTTTAAAAGATAATGAACATGAGTTTCAAAATCCCACAAGGCATATTTATTGCTTTAATGGATTGAAATAGTACTTTAAACAGTTTTATAGAGGTTCCAAAATGATTTGCAGGTATGTTTTGAGAAACAGACAAAAGGAATTGTGCTTGTGATACGCAGTTTTGTGATAGACAtttgttttaatgaaattataaaattttttgctCATAGGTTGTattctaattcatttcattttgggTACATGTGTACTATCCTGACTCAAACCTGTGCTAGTAGAACCAATGCAAATGGAGCATTAAAAGCTTGCCAAGTTCTGAACCACTGAAATGCAATACTGTTGAAATTCAGTACAGCTACATGAAAATGACTGGCTTACAGACATACAGTGAAATGTAAAGCAAAAGAACAGGTACTGTAGACCAACTTCAAGTCCTTTTTTATTGAGGTTATAGATAATTACATATTTAATTACTGCTTAGGACATTGGTCAGTCTTGTGAAAGTTAAGaatgttaaaactggtggttAAACTGCATATTTTATAGGTATAACTGCTTAGGATAACCAAAAAACACTGGACAATATCCAAGTTCCCCAATTTCAATATCCATGCACTGGGATTTAAACCTAGGGCCAtcgatattttaattaatttatttatttagtataatatTGCTAAGAAACTAACATGTAAtccatttctttttaaaaagtcaGTGGTCCAAGATAAGTTCAAATTTGAGATGTGTCAGACTTCTGTTTTTAAAGGCAGGATCTGATTCCTTTTACGCACTCAATTTGGAGGCAATTAAATTTTATTGCAGCTGGACATAAGAATTGGTTAAGGACTTCTTTATTTTCAGAACACTGAACCTGCTATaacaaatatattagaaataagttttatttttaataaatactgATCTTGTAAATGGCTATGGATGGATTTTGatacttttattgttttctcaATTTCTGATCTTATGTTGTGTTGTGTAAATTTGATCCATATGTTAACACTTATtgtgaattttctttttaaatttggcATTTGGGtattattacatatagatatacacagtACAGTATTCTGAAATAACGATGCTCTATGTATATACAGAATATTTTTTCagatgtttaatatttttaattattgttgtatgtatatcataaataatacTTAGTTTCTGTAGTACGAAAATCATGATGGAAATAAGTGTGATACAGTATGGGATGAAATTATACCTTTCAGTATATTTTTGAGGCATGGTCGCAATTACAGTACACTCCCTATATGTCAAGAGATACCATGGAAACCTGTAATGAGTTAAAATGGGGTTTGTTTCATGATATTAGCACGAATACTTTATTAATTCCAACTAGCACGAATACTTTATTAATTCCAactacagttttatttttataatttctcaGCATAAACCTTTAACTGCCTTGTTACCCctccaaagaaagaaagaggtatTTTTTCGGGTCCTGTGAAGACTTGTGATTATgattaaataagaaaatgtgTATAAACTTGTTTTAGGACATGAATGTTTGAAGGGTACCCATTGATTCATACTGGGATATGATTCAAATAGAATTTATAATGTAACATTATGCTGTTTAGATactgtaaataaattttataaattttgtgaataCAGATTCCTCCTGTGATATTTTAAGTGGCCTTTAAtggttatttttctttgattttagaGTAATCAGGAGGGACCATGAGTTTCAACTCGTTGCAAAATAAAATGTTCAGAATTGTTAGTTTtcaattctatattttatatataacctaTTTCTATTCTACATACTTCCATGCTGGTAATTCTGGAAAATGCCTTCAAAGTGTGAAAATAACTACATACAATACATAGTTGTTTTTGGTATTTTGTCCATTTTGGTAAGAAAAGGACTTGTGATTAAAATATTCATCTGGTAATGCTATTTGAAAGATTGTGTAGGCAGTCCATGGTTATCGGCAAGGGTTCTGTTCCCAGGGGTGTGTcaataagtgaaaactgccattatctgaaactgtgatttatggcgctgataaccgatTATCGGTGCCATTAGCACCCTTATGGCACACCATAAGCAGCCCggaacttggcctgttatggcgccataacttgctgattttatggcgctagcaagccccataaaactgggtcaccgataaccagggactgcctgtactttgtaCAATGGAGCTTCAAATGATAAATGAACTGAAAGGACCCATTTTGCCACCATAAACAGGTATTTTTCTTCCTTTAGGGGTTTGACATTATGTATATAGCAATTACTTACCTAAATAATAACTATTTCATAAGTAGgtattatcatttaaaaaactGTCCTATAGGAACGTGTGATGCCATTATTGACGTATAAGCTTGTGAATAAGTCCATCACATATATCATGTTCATCTGTAATGAAATTTAGCATGGTATCATTTATGACCGAGAAAAAACTATGTAACAACTTAATTTTCAACATTAAGTTTACAGTATTGTAtcatatgaaaatgaaagtgatttTTTGGGATAAATTTACTATAATGCTTTTTTCAAGCTGTGGCATAATTTAAGGAACATAATcaacataaaattttttaaataggtAAATCAGTTCTAAATACCCAAAAATCACACAAATGGTTCTGTTTGCATGACTGAGCCAGAAGATAGATATTTGGCTAACCAAAGCTTaaattgctttcttcttcttcccagctttatccctattcggagTTGCCGTTTTTAACGAGTCTCCTCCATCTACCTCTATCCTGTGgcatttcctcccatactcccttctccctcatataatctctaatgcaatctctctacctggtcttaggtcttcctctccttcgtgttccatccacctccacgtccatcacttctcttgccatgtgttgcatTACCATTTATAAATCTTGATTCATGAATTTTTAAGAAACCAGAACGTTTTCTTACCATTTACAGGAAAGTTTCTTAAAAACTTGGTTGTCCGTTTgtgggtggatttttttttttttttaaggaaattaccAATACCAATGGTGGAGCCTCATGGCTGGGATCAAATAATTAGGCTTCAAGGGGATATGATTGTAACTTTGGGAATTAGGTACCTTTTTGGGGTTAGGATTGCTCAGCCTTTGAATGTTCTCATTGAACGTGTAATGGACAAGAAAATTTCCACATAGGAGAAAATtgccaaagtatttttatttgtacCATCAATGATATTAGCCTTTATTTTTGATATATCAGACTGATGTGATGAACACAATTTTTCTTAGGAGGTGTAATCACAAACAGACAATTTCATAACCAAAGGAATTTGTCATAAGCATATTTGTGTATAGTACTATCAGTACCAGAGCCAACACAATAAATTCATAACTGCTTTATCTCCTGATTTTTGgcaaaaaaagtttatttcactCCCGAATTTAGATATGGGTATTTAGTGaacaacatactttaaaaatatgaaattaagagTGTGTTAACTGTATTATTAACACATTGAATGTCACCGGTAGATTCCATGTGTCTAAGGAAATTAAAATTGGGTAAACTTTTTAGTTAACAAATCTATACGAGGAGGTTTCAGAAACAGCAACTTGAAGCAGGGCATTTTCATTAGATAAGTGTAACGTGACTAAATTTCACATTTATAATTAGCTTCCAGATATCAAAGTATGGGGTTTGTATCCTAAACTTTGAAACCTGTTGATAATGAAACATTAAATGTGTGAAAGTGGTAGTGCCCCATTACAGCTCTGTTCTGTAAAGCATGTGGAGTGATGCAAAATCAGTGTGTGGTTATATGCCACCACTGTAATCTGTAACAGCTAGTAAGTGGGGCCAGTTTCTTATGATACTTATATTGTGCAATGAAATGCAAGTATTCATATAAATGAATACCATAATT
Coding sequences within it:
- the LOC135219399 gene encoding all trans-polyprenyl-diphosphate synthase PDSS1-like isoform X3 — translated: MCGPVYQQCSHLTTGRPDLALMHKTGTVEGIQVQTPSDSAGLDLEEMFSDIKRELKSQYDLDEISKYYFDGQGKAVRPLITVLMSRAINYHLHGEARLYESQLQIAKITEMIHTASLVHDDVIDDADTRRGKPSVNSLYGQRKAVMAGDYILSVASAMLARVRNEEVIVILSKVLADLVQGEFMQLGSKENENERFAHYLKKSFKKTASLFAYSCKSVAVLSGADEKLQEIAFQYGRNVGITLQLVDDLLDFVSSASVLGKPAAADLKHGISTAPVLFACEKFPELNPMIMRRFQEPGDVERALEFVHKSDGLEQTHFLARQHCQECVRIIKSLTPSVEQKALISITDKVLNRVK